GCTACCGTCTGGGCAGCGCAGCGGCGATGACCTGAGGATCGATCTCCGGTCCTTCTTCGCGCGCATGGGCGTCAAGCATGTCGCCGCCGAGGCGACGGGTCTGCGCGAGGGTGGGCGCGTCCTGGAGACCACGGCCGGCGACATCGAGAACGACGGCCTGATCATCGCCACCGGCGGGCGCTTCATCAAGAAGCTGCCCGGTATCGAGCACGCGATCACCCCTTGCGAGGGCATCGCCGCCGCCGAGCGGATCCGCGATCGGCTGCATTCGATGGACGGCGGCACCATTGCGATGGGCTTCGCCAGCAACCCGAAGGAGCCGGGGTCGATGCGCGGCGGGCCGATCTTCGAGTTCCTGTTCGGCATCGATCGGCAGCTGCGCGCCGAGGGTCGCCGCGAACGCTTCGAGCTGGTCTTCTTCACCCCGGCCGAGCGACCCGGCAACCGCCTCGGGCCGAAGGCCGTCGATGGCCTCCTGGCGGAGATGGCCAACTCCGGCATCCGCACGCACCTCGGCCACAAGCTCAAGGGCTTCAAGGCCGACAAGGTGATGACCGAGGGCGGCGATCTGGATGCCGAGCTGATCCTGTTCATGCCGGGCATCACCGGCAACCAGTGGTTCGACAACACCGAACTGCCGCGTTCGCCGGGCGGCTTGATTCAGGGCGATGCCCAGTGTCGCGTGGCGGGCTTCGAGCGGGTCTATGTCGCCGGTGACTGCGGCAGCTTCCCCGGCCCCGACTGGATGCCCAAGCAGGGCCACATGGCGGACTTGCAGGGTCGGGCGGCGGCGAAGAACCTGGTCACGGAGCTCGGCGGCGGGACGCCGGGCGAGACCTTCAAGGCGGAGCTCCTCTGCATCGTCGACGCCTACGATCGCGGCATGCTGGTCGCGCGCACGGAGAAACGCAATCTGGTCCTGCCCAGCTCGCGCATCTTCCACTGGCTGAAGCACGCCTTCGAATGGTGGTACCTGCGCCAGTTTCGCTGAGCGCCGAGGCCCGGATCTCAGCCATGAGTCCGGTCAGAAGGGGATCGCGGGCCCGGATGTTCTGTCTCGGGGGCAGGCCTGCGCCGAGTGAAAGGTCAGGCCTCGCGTCAGCGCCGCTTGCCTTGGATCAGGGCCTCTGGGTGGCGCTCGAGGTAGTCGGCGAGGATCCGGAACGAGCGGGCGGCCGAGGTCAGCTCGTTCAACATGCTCTGGATGTGTTGTCGCTCGGGGGAACCGTCGCCGAGCAGGTAGTCGATCTGGGCCACGGCGACGCGCGCCTCCTCGAGGGTCTTTTCAGCGGTGGCCGCGGCGCTCGTTAGCTTGTCGAGCAACTCGCGGGCCGGCCCGTCCTCGAGGTCGAGGGCCGCACGCGCCTCTCCCATCGCGTCGTTCGCCGACGCGGCGGCGCCGCGCAGGTCGGCCATGATGGGGTCCAGCTGTTGCTCGATCCCGTCGGCGATGCGCTCGGTCGACTCGGCCGTACCCTGGGTAGCGGCGAGGATCTTCGGGATCTCGGCGCCGTTGATGATCTTGTCGACGCCGTCGAGGACGTTCGTGAACTTCTCGATGATCTGGTCGACCGGCAGGGTGTCGATCGTCCGCCCGAGGCGCTGGAGGCCGGTCTCGATGGTGGCGATCTGCGGGTGAGTCGTCGGCATGTCGACCTTCTTCACCGGGCTATCCGGAAAGAAGTCGAGGTTGACGAAGAGTTGGCCGGTCAGCAGGCTCTGGAGCGCGAGCTGGGCACGCACGCCCTGTTTATCGAAGAAGTCCGCAAGCTCTGCGTCGCTGAAGTCCTCGGTATCGAGGAAGGAGGGATTTGCCGAGCGGATCTGGCCGCGATTGATCTCGATGTCGACGATCATGTTGACGCCGCGCAGTTTGCCACCCTCGGCGTCGATCACGGGGTTGATCGAGGTGACCTGGCCGATCGGCACGCCGCGGAACGAGACCGGCGCCCCCGTCGAGAGGCCGTGCAAGGACTGGTCGAAAATCACCACGAAGTGTCGCGATTTCTGAAACAGGCTCCCGCTGCCGAGCAGGACCACCAGGATCACGGTCACCGCCACGGCGCCGACGACGAACGCGCCGATCAGGGTCGGGTTGACCTTCTCTCTCACACCCATGCTCGGTAGATCCCTGAAGAATCGTTCCACCGATTCGCGGCCACCGGGGTGGCCGGGACGCGGCCCCGTGGCTATTGTGCGGGAGAAAGGCCGGTCCTGGAAGCACCGGGCAACCCGGTATCACCCGCGATCGGGTCACGCCGTGCAGGCGCGAGCGGGGATAGGGTTGGGCTGATCAGGCGACGCCGTAGACGGCCTTCGAACCGGTCAGGTCCCACGCGAAGGTGCAGTCCAGGTGTGAGAGCACGGAGATGATCCCACTCTCACCGTCCTCGAGCATGATCGCCAGGGGAGTACGGCGGCCGAATTGACGATTGCCGCGCCGGATCCAGAGGTCGCGCATCTCGGGGCTGCGCGGAAAGAAGGTCCGCAGCGCGTCCTCGATGCGCAGAAGATAGACGACGCGGCGGTTCACGGCCACCTCGTCCGGCAAGACTTCGCCGTCGCGAAAACGCCCGATAGCGCGCGGTTTGATCGTGCTCGGCAGATCCAGAATGGCAGCGATCTCGGGCGCCGCGAGGCGCCAGCCGTCGAGGATGTTCATTGCGCGACGCGTCAGGGCGCGTCGCTCGTCGAGTGTCATGTCGCTCATGTCGCAGTCGCTCGCAATACGGTCGGGGCTTCTGAAGAAACATGGTGCCCAGGGTCGATTGTGCAACCATGCGAGATGCGGTTATTGAGACGCGCGCTATTCCTTGGTCCCGGGTTTGGCACATCGCAGCACCTCGGTGAGTGCCGCGATGCCGACCGGCTTTTGGAGGTAGTAGTCGAAGCCGAGCTCCCGCCATGCCGCTTCGTCTTCCGTCTGCCCGGAGAGGCAGACGTACAGGCAGTCGGCGAGTTCGGGGCGGCGCTTGAGCTGTTCGAGCAGTTCGCTGCCTGACATATCGCCGAGCCCGAGATCGATGAGGGCGGTGCTCGGCTTGCACCGTTCGGCGACGGCGAGGGCCTCGGCACCGGAGCCGGCGACCTCGACGCGATGGCCGTGTAGCTCCAGCAGGGTCTTCTGGGTCGCGCGTATGTCGGGGTCGTCGTCGACGCAGAGGACGACGAGCGTCGCCTCGTCGTCGGTGCGGTCGGCCAGCGGCTGATGCAGCCAGCCGGCCAGTTTCTTCAACAGCACGGCGCGCTCGATCGGCTTGCTCAGGAAATCGTCGCAGCCGACCTCGAGGCAGGCGTCACGATCGCGTTGCATCGCGTTGGCGGTCAACGCGATGATGGGCACGCGACAGCCGACCGCTCGAAGCTGCCGTGTCGTATCGAGGCCGTCCATGCCCGGCATCTGGATGTCGATCAGCACCGCGTCGATGGTGCGCCCCTGGCCATGCTCGCGCTGCCAGACGGCGAGGGCCTGAGCGCCGTCGCTGGCCGAGATGACCTCGCCGCCGGCGTTCTCGATCAGCTCGTGGACGAGGAAGCGGACGTCGCGATGGTCGTCGACGGCGAGCACGCGCGCCTTGAGCGTTGGCAGCGCCTCGTTCGGTGATCCGCCTGCGCCGGTGGGGAGCCGCGTGACATCCGGTATCACCCATTCGGCCTCGGCGAGGGGCCCGGTCGGGATCCTTATGTGGAAGGTCGAGCCGTGCTCAGGCTCGCTCTCGGCCGTGATCTCTCCGCCGAGTGCCCTGACCAGCTTCTTCGTGATCGACAGGCCGAGGCCGGTGCCGCCTGCGCTGCGGGTCATGGACTTGTCGAGTTGCTCGAAGGCCTCGAAGACCGCCTCGAGATGGCTCTGCTCGATCCCGATCCCGGAGTCGATGACCGCAATCGCGAGTTGCTCGTCCTGGGCGTGGCACTCGACGACGATCTGCACCCCGCCGGTGTCGGTGAACTTGATCGCGTTGCCGACCAGGTTGAGCAGGATCTGGCGCAGGCACTTGGGATCCGTCTCGATCTGGCGCGGCAGCTCGCCGCGTGGCTCGAAGGTCAGCGACAAGCCCTTCTGCGCGGCGCGGGCACCGTAGAGCGACTGGATCTCGACGATGATCGCGACCGCGTCGCAGGGCTGGGCGTGGACGCTGAGCTTTCCGGCCTCGATCTTGGCCAAGTCGAGGAAGTCGTCGAGGATCTGGCGCAGGTGATCGCCGTTGCGCTTGATGGTGTTGATGCAGGCCTGGTCGTCGGGATCGCAGAGGCGCGTTTGCAGGACGTCGGCGAAGCCCAGAATCGCGGTCAGCGGCGTGCGGATCTCGTGGCTCATGTTGGCGAGGAACTGGCTCTTGGCCTCGTTCGCCGCCTCGGCTCGGGTCCGCGCGGCCCTCAGCTCCTCCTCGAACAGATGCCGCTCGGTGATATCCAGCGCCGTACCTGTGACCTGTATGGGGCAGCGCGCCGGACCTTCACCCTGGAACAGGGTCCGGCCCTGCATCAGCAGCCAGCGGATCTCGCCGTCGCGGCGCACGACCCGGTACTCCTCTTGCAGCAGTCCGTCGCCGACGGGGTCGAGGCTCGCGGTGAGGGCGGCGGCCACGCGCTCGCGGTCGGCTTCATTCACGAACCCGGGCACTTCGCCGATGGCGGTCTCGAGCGCCGCGTCCGAGGGATAGCCGAGGATCTCCTTGAGTTCGGCCGACCAGTAGATGACGCCTTCATCGACATCGGCGTAATAGGTGCCGAAGCGTGCCATGCGGGCCGCCTGGCGCAGGCGCTCCTCGCTCTCCGTCAGCGCCCGCTCGGCCTCGATGCGGTCGGTGATGTCGACGCCCAGACCCCCGACGCAGGACCGACCCAGGGCATCGGTGAAGGGGAACTTGGAGACCAGCAAGTGCACCGACGCCCCACTGCGGACGACCATGGTCTCGGTCGTCTCCAGGGCCTCGTTGGCCTCGCGTACCCGTCGATCGTTGGCGTGAATGGCCGCGGCCATCTCCGGCGGCCAGAGCTCTTCGTCCGTCCGGCCGAGCCAGTCGTCGGCGCGGATCCCGAAACGGTGCTCGAAGGTCTGGCTCAGATAGACGTAGCGGCCCCGACCGTCCTTCATCCAGGCGACGACGGCACTGTTGTTCAGGAAGGCTGCCGTGCGCGCCTCGTTGGCCCGCAGTGCCGTCTCCACGGCCTCGCGGCGGATCGCCTCCCAGAGCACGTTGGCGACCGACAGCATGAAGTTGGTGTCGTCGACGGTGAAGTCGATCTCGCGCCTAGCATGGGCGCTGAGGACGCCCCATGGGGCCTCTTCCGGGCCGATCAGGACGCTCATGCCACTCAGGATCCCGTGGTCGCTCATTAGCCGCGAGCCGCTGAAGCGCTTCTCTTTGCGCAGGTCGCGCGTGACGACCGGCCCGCCGGTCTGCAGCGTGTAGCCGCCCTGGGACTCGATTCCGGCCGAGACGGTCGCTTCGCCGACCAGTCCGTTACGCCAGCCGACACCGGCGACCAGGCGCAGGTCGCGGCCCTCGGGCTCGCGGCGCAGCACCTTGACGTAGTCGACCTCGAGCGTGTCCACGACCATCTTCGCAGCCCGTCCGAGCAACGCCTCGGAGTCCTCGCCGGCGAGGGCCGCACGGCCGAATTGGGCGACGGCCGCCTGCTGCTGCTCGCGCAGCTCGACGTGTCGCGCCGCCTCCTTGACGCCGGTGACGTCCGAGTAGGTGACGACCACCCCTTCGATCTTGTTGTCCGCGGTCCGGAAAGGCGTCACGCGGCGCATGAACCACTGTGAGGAGCCTTTGCTGACCTCCTTCTGAATCGGCGCCAGGGTTTGGAGCACGGCACGGGCATCGTCGGCGAGTTCCGGGTCGTCGACGCGCGAGGCCAGATCGCTCAGCGGCCGGCCGACGTCGCTGTCGAGCAGGCTCATCAGGCGCATGGTCGCCGGCGTGAAGCGGCGGATACGCAGGCCCTCGTCGAGGAACAGGGTCGCCACGTCGGTGCTCGCGAGGAGGTTGGTCAGGTCGTTGGTCATCGCCTCCAGCTCGCCGACCTTGTCGTGTAGCTGGCTGTTGACCGTGCTGAGCTCCTCGTTGAGCGATTGCAGTTCCTCGCGCGAGGTCTCCAGCTCCTCGTTCGTCGACTGGAGCTCCTCGTTCATCGACATGACCTCTTCGTTCGAGGCCTTGAGCTCCTCGTTCGCGCTCTCGAGCTCCTCGATCGTGCTCTGCAAGTCCTCCCGTGTCGCCGCGAGTTCCAGCACCAGTTGGCGGTTGACCTCGTCCGCGTCGCTCCCCCGGAGGCCTGCCGGCGCCTCCGGGACGTCCGCGTCTGCCGAGTGGTCTGCCGCCTGTGGGGGAGACTCGTCGAGAAAGCTGACCAGGAAGAGTCGATCGTCGCCCTTGCCGCCGGGCAGCGGCTGCGCGCGGATGCGCACGGCGGTCTCCTCGCGATCACGCTGAATCCGCGTCGCCACCAGCGAGACCGTCTCCCCGGATGTGCGGGCCTGATGCAGGGCGCTGCGCGTCTTGGCCTTGAGCCCCTCGAGCGTCATCGTGGTGAGCTCCAGCTCCGGCTCGCCGCTCGGGAAGTCGAGATAGTTGCGCACTGGTCCGTGGATGTACTGGATCAGACCGCGGTAGTTGACGACGACGGACGCCGGCGCGAACTCCTCGAGTAGGGCCCGTTTGGAGCGCTCGATGGCCCCGAGCGCGACGCTCTGTTGCTCATCGCGCTTCGCGGGCAGCGTGTCGAGGCAGCGGCGGCTCGTGCTCACCACAGGGAAGCCGCCGCTGCCCGGGCGGCTGGTGCCGACCTTCTGGTAGACCCGCGAGGGCTGCGAGAGGGTCTTGAAGAGTCTGATCCGCTTGTTCGGCGACTCCGAGTTGCCCAGAAACAGCAGGCCGCTCGGTTTGAGGCCGAAGTGGAAGACGTCCAACACCCGTTGCTGGATGTCCGACTCGAGATAGATCAGTAGGTTGCGGCAGCTGATCAGGTCGAGGTTGGAGAAGGGCGCGTCCGACAACAGGCTCTGCACCGCGAAGACGCAGGTCTCGCGCAGGCGCTTCTTGACGCGTAGCTTGTTGCCGTCGTGCTGGAAGAAGGCCGTGAGGCGCGCCTCGGTGAGGTCGCTGGCGATGTTCTCCGAGTAGAGGCCGAAGCGGGCAGCTTCGATGGCGTCGCTGTCGATGTCGGTGGCGAACACCTGGATGTCCCAGCGTTTGTTCTGCCGCTCCTGGAGCTCGAACAGCAGCATCGCGATCGAATAGGCCTCCTCGCCGGTCGCGCAGCCCGGCACCCAGACCCGCACGGCCTCCTCGCTGCGGCGGTCGCGCAATTGGTGCGCCAGGATATGCTCCAGCTCGCTCCAGGCCGCCGGATCGCGGAAAAAACGGGTCACGCCGATGAGCAGGTCCTTGAACAGGGCGTGTACCTCTTCCTGGTCGCTGCGCAGGAGCTTGAGGTAGTCGGCGGCGCTGTCGATGTGCCGGATGCCCATGCGCCGCTCGATGCGCCGCGCGAGGGTCCCGTGCTTGTAGCGGCTGAAGTCACGTTCGGTCCGGGCGTTCAGCAGGCTCAGGATGGCGCGGAAGTGCTCGGGCGCCGCGCTGGCCAGGGTGCCGTTCGAGTGATTGTGGACGTAGGCGTGGCGGCTGTAGGCCAGGATCGCGTCGGCCATCTCCTCGATCGCGAGCACATGATCGACGGCGCCGGTGGCGACGGCGGCGCTCGGCATGCCGTCGAACTCCGCGTCCTCCGTTCGCTGTGCGATCGTCATACCGCCCTCGCCCTTGACCTCGCGCAGGCCGTCGGCGCCGTCGCTGCCGGTGCCGGAGAGGACGACGCAGATCGCCCGCTCGCGTCGCGCCCGCGCCAGCGAGCTGAAGAAGTAGTCGATCGGCAGGCGCACGCCGCGCCTCTGCACCGGCGCCTCGACGAACAGCCCGTTGTCCTCGATCTTGACGAACCGGTTCGGCTGGATCATGTACACGGTGTTCGGCTCGATCGGCATCGCCTCGTCGATCTGCACGATTGGCATCGTCGTGTACTTCGAGAGCAGCTCCGCCATCATGCTCTCGTGGGAAGGGTCGAGGTGCTGGATCAGCACGAAGGCCATGCCGGAGTCGCTCGGGAGGCTGCGCAGAAAGCGCTTGAACGCGCTCAGGCCGCCGGCCGAGGCGCCGACGCCGACGACGACGCAGCTGCGCCTTGGCTCGGGAATCAGGTGCCCCTCGGCGGTGGCGTCGGTCTCGCGGTCGGTCGAATCGGAGGACTGGGCGCCTTCACCGAGCGGGGCGGCCTCTTCGAGCGTTGGTGACACCTTGTCTTCAGCTCTGTCCGAGTTGGCCTCGCGGCCATCTTTTTCGACCATGGGCTCGGCTCTCAATACAGGCTCGGGACGCCCTCGGCGATGGGCACCTCGACAGCGAGGATTCAGGGTCCCCTTGGGAAACGCTGATTTGTCAGCGTCTCCCTTGAGTAGCCGTCGCTTTCGCCGAGGGCTGTTTGGGCCGGCCTACGCGGCGTCTGGCGTGACGCGGGTCGACCCGTTGAGATCGGGCCGAAGACGCCGGCCATCGTTGTTTCAGCGACGATTTCGCAATAACGAACGACCATAGCCGGTGTAATCTAGCAGTGGCATCCAGGGGCGGCAAGTGGTTCCGCTCCGTGGACGCCGAGAGAGAAGGTTAAGCGGTCCGGCGCTCTCATCGCCGTTTCCAAGAGACCGCGTCAGGGCCGGCCGGCGAGGTCTCAGGCGCCCGGATTCGCGAATTCGGCGGCGGCGCGGGTTGGAAGTCGAAGTCTCAACAGTGGTAATGCCAACATGGAGCAGCAGGAGCCTGTCGTGTCACGGTCCGCTTCGGGGGTAGTGCGTCGGATCATCTTGATGGGGGCCTCGAGCGGCGGTACCGAGGCGCTTACCGAGGTCCTCAAGGGGCTGCGGCCGGGTCTCGCGGCGGCCATCTTCGTCGTGCGCCACGTGCCGGGCGATTCGGTCAATTTTCTGCCGCAGCTGCTCGCCCGCGACTGCCCGCTCCCGGTGTGCCTGGCGGCCAACGGCGAGACGTTCCGTGCGGGCACCGTCTATGTTGCACCGGCCGATCACCACCTGCTCGTCGACACCGATCAGATGTTCCTGAGCCGTGGGCCGCGTGAGAATAGGGCCCGTCCGGCGATCGATCCGCTTTTCCGCTCCGCAGCGCTCGCGTTCGGTCCCCGGGCCGTCGGGGTCGTGCTCTCCGGGAGTCTCGACGACGGCACCGCCGGGTTGGTCGCCGTGAAGCGCAGCGGTGGCATCGCCGTCGTTCAGGAGCCGGCCGACGCCTTGAATCCGGATATGCCGCAGAGCGCGCTGCACTACGTGGAGGCCGACCACTGTCTGCCGGCCGCCGAGATCGGTCCGCTGCTGGTGCGCCTCGTGGCGACGGAGATCTCGACCGCGGTGCCCGAGGCCATCGAGCACCTGCAAGCCGGCTGGCGCCGCGAGGTCGCGATTCAGCGCCATGAGACCGGGACCGTGGCGGGCGCCGCCGAGCTCGGCGAGCTGTTTCCGGCGAGCTGCCCGGAGTGTGGCGGGCCGCTTTGGGAGATGAAGGACGGTGTGCCCCGCTATCGCTGTCATACCGGTCATGCGTTGAC
This portion of the Thioflavicoccus mobilis 8321 genome encodes:
- a CDS encoding DUF2384 domain-containing protein is translated as MSDMTLDERRALTRRAMNILDGWRLAAPEIAAILDLPSTIKPRAIGRFRDGEVLPDEVAVNRRVVYLLRIEDALRTFFPRSPEMRDLWIRRGNRQFGRRTPLAIMLEDGESGIISVLSHLDCTFAWDLTGSKAVYGVA
- a CDS encoding chemotaxis protein CheB — encoded protein: MVEKDGREANSDRAEDKVSPTLEEAAPLGEGAQSSDSTDRETDATAEGHLIPEPRRSCVVVGVGASAGGLSAFKRFLRSLPSDSGMAFVLIQHLDPSHESMMAELLSKYTTMPIVQIDEAMPIEPNTVYMIQPNRFVKIEDNGLFVEAPVQRRGVRLPIDYFFSSLARARRERAICVVLSGTGSDGADGLREVKGEGGMTIAQRTEDAEFDGMPSAAVATGAVDHVLAIEEMADAILAYSRHAYVHNHSNGTLASAAPEHFRAILSLLNARTERDFSRYKHGTLARRIERRMGIRHIDSAADYLKLLRSDQEEVHALFKDLLIGVTRFFRDPAAWSELEHILAHQLRDRRSEEAVRVWVPGCATGEEAYSIAMLLFELQERQNKRWDIQVFATDIDSDAIEAARFGLYSENIASDLTEARLTAFFQHDGNKLRVKKRLRETCVFAVQSLLSDAPFSNLDLISCRNLLIYLESDIQQRVLDVFHFGLKPSGLLFLGNSESPNKRIRLFKTLSQPSRVYQKVGTSRPGSGGFPVVSTSRRCLDTLPAKRDEQQSVALGAIERSKRALLEEFAPASVVVNYRGLIQYIHGPVRNYLDFPSGEPELELTTMTLEGLKAKTRSALHQARTSGETVSLVATRIQRDREETAVRIRAQPLPGGKGDDRLFLVSFLDESPPQAADHSADADVPEAPAGLRGSDADEVNRQLVLELAATREDLQSTIEELESANEELKASNEEVMSMNEELQSTNEELETSREELQSLNEELSTVNSQLHDKVGELEAMTNDLTNLLASTDVATLFLDEGLRIRRFTPATMRLMSLLDSDVGRPLSDLASRVDDPELADDARAVLQTLAPIQKEVSKGSSQWFMRRVTPFRTADNKIEGVVVTYSDVTGVKEAARHVELREQQQAAVAQFGRAALAGEDSEALLGRAAKMVVDTLEVDYVKVLRREPEGRDLRLVAGVGWRNGLVGEATVSAGIESQGGYTLQTGGPVVTRDLRKEKRFSGSRLMSDHGILSGMSVLIGPEEAPWGVLSAHARREIDFTVDDTNFMLSVANVLWEAIRREAVETALRANEARTAAFLNNSAVVAWMKDGRGRYVYLSQTFEHRFGIRADDWLGRTDEELWPPEMAAAIHANDRRVREANEALETTETMVVRSGASVHLLVSKFPFTDALGRSCVGGLGVDITDRIEAERALTESEERLRQAARMARFGTYYADVDEGVIYWSAELKEILGYPSDAALETAIGEVPGFVNEADRERVAAALTASLDPVGDGLLQEEYRVVRRDGEIRWLLMQGRTLFQGEGPARCPIQVTGTALDITERHLFEEELRAARTRAEAANEAKSQFLANMSHEIRTPLTAILGFADVLQTRLCDPDDQACINTIKRNGDHLRQILDDFLDLAKIEAGKLSVHAQPCDAVAIIVEIQSLYGARAAQKGLSLTFEPRGELPRQIETDPKCLRQILLNLVGNAIKFTDTGGVQIVVECHAQDEQLAIAVIDSGIGIEQSHLEAVFEAFEQLDKSMTRSAGGTGLGLSITKKLVRALGGEITAESEPEHGSTFHIRIPTGPLAEAEWVIPDVTRLPTGAGGSPNEALPTLKARVLAVDDHRDVRFLVHELIENAGGEVISASDGAQALAVWQREHGQGRTIDAVLIDIQMPGMDGLDTTRQLRAVGCRVPIIALTANAMQRDRDACLEVGCDDFLSKPIERAVLLKKLAGWLHQPLADRTDDEATLVVLCVDDDPDIRATQKTLLELHGHRVEVAGSGAEALAVAERCKPSTALIDLGLGDMSGSELLEQLKRRPELADCLYVCLSGQTEDEAAWRELGFDYYLQKPVGIAALTEVLRCAKPGTKE
- a CDS encoding NAD(P)/FAD-dependent oxidoreductase, which translates into the protein MSRRITIVGSGFAGLTAIKILRASRQPLDITLVSARPEFVYYAGLIWLPSGQRSGDDLRIDLRSFFARMGVKHVAAEATGLREGGRVLETTAGDIENDGLIIATGGRFIKKLPGIEHAITPCEGIAAAERIRDRLHSMDGGTIAMGFASNPKEPGSMRGGPIFEFLFGIDRQLRAEGRRERFELVFFTPAERPGNRLGPKAVDGLLAEMANSGIRTHLGHKLKGFKADKVMTEGGDLDAELILFMPGITGNQWFDNTELPRSPGGLIQGDAQCRVAGFERVYVAGDCGSFPGPDWMPKQGHMADLQGRAAAKNLVTELGGGTPGETFKAELLCIVDAYDRGMLVARTEKRNLVLPSSRIFHWLKHAFEWWYLRQFR
- a CDS encoding chemotaxis protein CheB, which gives rise to MSRSASGVVRRIILMGASSGGTEALTEVLKGLRPGLAAAIFVVRHVPGDSVNFLPQLLARDCPLPVCLAANGETFRAGTVYVAPADHHLLVDTDQMFLSRGPRENRARPAIDPLFRSAALAFGPRAVGVVLSGSLDDGTAGLVAVKRSGGIAVVQEPADALNPDMPQSALHYVEADHCLPAAEIGPLLVRLVATEISTAVPEAIEHLQAGWRREVAIQRHETGTVAGAAELGELFPASCPECGGPLWEMKDGVPRYRCHTGHALTARHLVEGLGQAAEEALWAALRVLEERSRMLRRIGQQDAERGRDASQRAFAERAAETDRYVATLRELLKAVPPVGGDSSLALGGGRHVPGVPVIEERQTDDTDGSDPHATDPPLGPELSGS
- a CDS encoding MlaD family protein; its protein translation is MGVREKVNPTLIGAFVVGAVAVTVILVVLLGSGSLFQKSRHFVVIFDQSLHGLSTGAPVSFRGVPIGQVTSINPVIDAEGGKLRGVNMIVDIEINRGQIRSANPSFLDTEDFSDAELADFFDKQGVRAQLALQSLLTGQLFVNLDFFPDSPVKKVDMPTTHPQIATIETGLQRLGRTIDTLPVDQIIEKFTNVLDGVDKIINGAEIPKILAATQGTAESTERIADGIEQQLDPIMADLRGAAASANDAMGEARAALDLEDGPARELLDKLTSAAATAEKTLEEARVAVAQIDYLLGDGSPERQHIQSMLNELTSAARSFRILADYLERHPEALIQGKRR